A window of the Acidobacteriota bacterium genome harbors these coding sequences:
- the phaR gene encoding polyhydroxyalkanoate synthesis repressor PhaR yields MAKTKSRAAGDDRVIIKRYGNRRLYNTETKTYVTYQDLLQIIRAGNEIQVLDSTSKADVTKAVLIQAILEEEKNDKNLLPLPFLFQLIRSQEGAAQDFFRNYLTSSFEAYLKTKEEFDKRFRGLLEMTATAPQMWEKLIPGADAMKDLWGLNKKDEK; encoded by the coding sequence ATGGCAAAAACCAAATCCCGCGCCGCTGGTGACGACCGCGTCATCATCAAACGCTACGGCAACCGGCGACTTTACAACACCGAGACGAAAACTTACGTCACCTATCAAGACCTGCTGCAAATCATCCGCGCGGGCAATGAGATTCAGGTGCTCGACTCGACCAGCAAAGCCGACGTGACCAAAGCCGTGCTGATCCAGGCCATTCTCGAAGAAGAAAAGAACGACAAGAATCTGCTGCCACTGCCCTTCCTCTTTCAACTGATCCGCTCGCAGGAAGGCGCGGCGCAGGACTTCTTCCGCAATTATCTGACCAGCAGTTTTGAGGCGTATCTCAAGACCAAAGAGGAATTCGACAAACGCTTTCGCGGTTTGCTGGAGATGACCGCGACCGCGCCGCAGATGTGGGAGAAGCTCATCCCCGGCGCAGACG
- a CDS encoding SDR family oxidoreductase yields MIRKVKGTTVIITGATSGIGRATALEFARAGANVVIAGRRVERLRALVAEIETKGGTVLAVPTDVAEETQVAALIAQTLERFGRVDTLVNNAGVALAAKFDEQAMADFRRVMEINFWGAVYACRAAVPPMKRQQSGVIINVSSAFGKRGMPFETAYCASKFALAGFSEALRAEVLSDGIDVSTIFPGAVETEIFEQAANQAGLELPAFIPKFPARELAKIIVRDARFPQPEIVMAADAIGIDLMNKFAPGLLDLALGWAVPFVEGARRAQGKTTKPTSGNLYTKH; encoded by the coding sequence ATGATTCGCAAAGTCAAAGGCACCACCGTCATTATTACCGGCGCAACCAGCGGCATCGGGCGCGCAACCGCGTTGGAATTCGCCCGCGCGGGCGCCAACGTCGTGATTGCCGGACGGCGCGTTGAACGCTTGCGAGCATTGGTCGCCGAGATTGAAACCAAAGGCGGGACTGTGTTGGCCGTGCCCACCGACGTGGCCGAAGAAACGCAAGTCGCAGCCTTGATCGCGCAAACGCTGGAACGGTTTGGGCGCGTTGACACGTTGGTCAATAACGCGGGCGTGGCGCTCGCCGCGAAATTCGATGAACAAGCAATGGCGGACTTTCGCCGCGTGATGGAAATCAATTTCTGGGGCGCGGTCTATGCCTGCCGAGCCGCCGTACCGCCGATGAAGCGGCAGCAAAGCGGCGTCATCATCAATGTTTCATCGGCTTTCGGCAAACGCGGGATGCCGTTTGAGACGGCCTATTGCGCCAGCAAATTCGCGCTCGCGGGTTTTTCGGAAGCCTTGCGCGCGGAAGTGCTGAGCGATGGCATTGATGTGAGTACGATCTTTCCGGGCGCGGTCGAGACTGAGATTTTTGAGCAGGCGGCGAATCAGGCGGGTTTGGAACTGCCCGCCTTCATTCCGAAATTTCCCGCACGCGAATTGGCGAAGATCATTGTACGCGATGCGCGCTTCCCGCAGCCCGAAATCGTCATGGCGGCAGATGCCATCGGTATTGATCTAATGAATAAATTCGCGCCGGGCCTGCTGGATTTGGCGTTGGGCTGGGCGGTGCCGTTTGTCGAAGGCGCACGCCGTGCTCAAGGCAAGACGACCAAACCAACGAGCGGCAATCTTTACACCAAGCATTAA
- a CDS encoding GNAT family N-acetyltransferase, with translation MANGAASKRAFPRTLNLNGTPVTLRLMERADLERSLQFSRNLPEDDLMFLTVDITDPAEMEHYMRAVEKGQAVTVLAEVEGRFVGYGSLQCSLPHWTRHLGEIRLLVGREMRGKGLGRVLASEVFQVAQEKGLQKLIARMAVEQQGARQVFEKLGFQAEALLTDFVMDRAGHTHDLIVMTHDVTGLNE, from the coding sequence ATGGCAAATGGAGCGGCTTCCAAGCGTGCCTTTCCGCGCACGCTCAACCTGAACGGGACGCCCGTGACCTTGCGGCTGATGGAGCGCGCCGATCTCGAACGCTCGCTGCAATTTTCGCGCAACCTGCCCGAAGACGATTTGATGTTCCTGACTGTGGACATCACCGATCCGGCGGAAATGGAGCATTACATGCGCGCTGTCGAAAAAGGCCAGGCCGTGACGGTGCTGGCCGAGGTCGAAGGCCGCTTTGTCGGCTACGGCAGTTTGCAATGCAGCCTGCCACATTGGACGCGGCACCTCGGCGAGATTCGCTTGCTGGTCGGACGCGAAATGCGCGGCAAGGGCTTGGGCCGCGTGCTGGCGAGCGAAGTCTTTCAGGTCGCACAGGAGAAAGGCTTGCAAAAACTGATCGCGCGCATGGCCGTCGAGCAACAAGGCGCGCGGCAGGTTTTTGAAAAGCTCGGCTTTCAGGCCGAAGCCCTGCTGACCGATTTCGTAATGGATCGCGCCGGGCACACGCACGATCTGATCGTAATGACGCACGATGTGACGGGTCTGAACGAATAA
- a CDS encoding cytochrome P450, producing MTEFARIPEPPETFLLGHLLTLSAETPVQDMWQLARELGPIYRMEMRGRVVIVLSGYELVNEVCDEKRFDKSIRGGLRLVRRFGGDGLFTSKTEEPNWNKAHNILLPNFNQKAMLSYHPMMLDIAEQLMLKWARLNDEDEIDVAHDMTSLTVDTIGLSGFDYRFNSFYHDKEHPFVGAMADALGVTMDELRDAPMEGLIRQSRDRRLQEDIRTMNDTVDRIIKDRRAGGEDFSAKADMLGCMLSGVDKKTGERLDDVNIRYQVITFLIAGHETTSGLLSFALYALLNNPDVLAKACAEVDRVLGPEPALKPTYQQVNQLGYITQILKETLRLWPTAPVFGLYPYEDTVIGGKYKIKHQHTITVLLPALHRDKSVWGEDAERFNPDNFSPENEAKRPANAWKPFGNGKRACIGRQFALQEATLVLGMLLHRFDLVDHTRYQLKIRESLTLKPDGFKIKLRPRVPVAGGQWSVVSSQASAQPAADSRQLTTSHKTPLLVLYGSNMGTAEEIARRIAGDAEENGFVVKVAPLDDYAGRLPKEGLLAIVTSSYNGLPPDNAVKFVEWLRNAELASDALSGVTYAVFGCGNRDWAATFQAVPRFVDEQLAAHGARRLFPLGEGDARDDFDGQFQKWYQPLRAAVADALGIRNEAEAKPQFRLELVAGQALSPFVDSFSAQPMTVRVNRELQRAAAPQPSERSTRHLELELPASVTYRAGDHLGVIPHNSDALVARVAARFGFAADTFIRLRRNTSRKTFLPVDQSISIQCLLADYVELQDVATRTQLQTLLAFTECPPERIQLLGLIEEEERYKEEVLAKRKSLIDLLEEFPACALPFEAYLEMLSPLRPRYYSISSSPLVDANACSITVAVVEGPARSGRGTFAGVCTNYLRAQTEGGVLYAFVKDTKSAFRLPADPATPIVMIGPGTGLAPFRGFLQERAALKAAGQTVGPALLFFGCRHPQQDFLYEDELHAFEAQGVVQLITAFSREAGKPKCYVQDQLYARRAEVWALLEAGAVVYVCGDASRMAPDVRRTFAAIYAEKTGKTDAEQWLDTLSAGNRYLVDVWAAN from the coding sequence ATGACTGAATTCGCACGCATTCCCGAACCCCCCGAAACATTTTTGCTCGGCCATCTGTTGACCCTGAGCGCCGAGACGCCCGTGCAGGACATGTGGCAGTTGGCGCGCGAATTGGGGCCGATCTATCGCATGGAAATGCGTGGGCGCGTCGTCATCGTCTTGTCCGGTTACGAACTGGTCAACGAAGTCTGCGATGAGAAACGCTTCGACAAAAGCATTCGCGGCGGCTTGCGGTTGGTGCGGCGCTTTGGCGGCGATGGTTTATTTACGTCGAAGACCGAAGAGCCGAACTGGAATAAGGCGCACAACATTCTGCTGCCCAACTTCAACCAGAAGGCGATGCTGAGCTATCACCCGATGATGCTCGACATCGCCGAGCAGTTGATGCTGAAGTGGGCGCGCCTCAATGACGAAGACGAAATTGATGTCGCGCACGACATGACCAGCCTGACCGTGGACACCATCGGCCTGAGCGGCTTCGACTACCGCTTCAATTCGTTCTATCACGACAAAGAACATCCCTTCGTCGGCGCGATGGCCGACGCGCTGGGCGTCACGATGGATGAACTGCGCGACGCCCCGATGGAAGGGTTGATCCGCCAGAGCCGCGACCGCCGCTTGCAAGAAGACATCCGCACGATGAACGACACGGTGGATCGCATCATCAAAGACCGCCGGGCCGGCGGCGAAGATTTCAGCGCCAAAGCCGACATGCTCGGTTGCATGCTTTCGGGCGTAGACAAGAAAACCGGCGAACGGCTCGACGACGTGAACATCCGTTATCAGGTCATCACCTTTTTGATTGCCGGACACGAGACGACCAGCGGGCTGTTGTCGTTTGCGTTGTACGCGCTGCTCAACAATCCCGACGTGCTCGCCAAAGCCTGCGCCGAAGTGGATCGCGTGCTCGGCCCTGAGCCGGCGCTCAAGCCGACCTATCAACAGGTCAATCAACTCGGTTACATCACACAGATACTGAAAGAGACGCTGCGCCTCTGGCCGACTGCGCCGGTGTTTGGGCTGTACCCTTACGAAGACACCGTCATCGGCGGCAAATACAAAATCAAACATCAACACACGATCACCGTGCTATTGCCCGCGCTGCACCGCGATAAAAGCGTTTGGGGTGAAGATGCCGAACGTTTCAACCCCGACAACTTCAGCCCGGAGAATGAAGCCAAGCGCCCGGCCAACGCCTGGAAGCCTTTCGGCAACGGCAAGCGCGCCTGCATCGGGCGGCAATTCGCTTTGCAAGAAGCGACGTTGGTGCTAGGCATGCTCTTGCATCGTTTCGATCTCGTTGACCACACGCGCTATCAACTCAAGATCAGAGAATCGCTGACGCTCAAGCCGGATGGCTTCAAAATCAAACTGCGCCCGCGTGTGCCAGTGGCCGGTGGCCAGTGGTCAGTGGTCAGTAGCCAGGCGAGCGCGCAACCGGCAGCCGACAGCCGACAACTGACAACCAGCCACAAGACACCGCTGCTGGTGCTGTATGGTTCGAACATGGGCACGGCAGAAGAGATCGCGCGGCGCATCGCGGGTGATGCCGAAGAGAATGGCTTTGTCGTCAAGGTTGCGCCGCTCGATGATTACGCTGGGCGGTTGCCGAAAGAAGGCTTGCTCGCCATCGTCACGTCTTCTTATAACGGCTTGCCACCGGACAATGCGGTCAAGTTTGTCGAATGGTTGCGCAACGCCGAATTGGCGAGCGATGCGTTGAGCGGCGTGACCTACGCTGTGTTTGGTTGCGGCAATCGCGATTGGGCTGCGACGTTCCAGGCGGTGCCGCGTTTTGTGGATGAACAACTCGCGGCGCACGGCGCGCGGCGTTTGTTTCCGCTGGGCGAAGGCGATGCGCGCGATGATTTCGACGGGCAATTCCAAAAGTGGTATCAGCCATTGCGCGCCGCCGTCGCCGATGCGCTGGGCATTCGCAATGAGGCTGAAGCGAAGCCGCAATTTCGCTTGGAGCTTGTTGCTGGGCAGGCGTTGAGTCCGTTTGTGGATTCATTTAGCGCGCAGCCGATGACCGTGCGCGTGAACCGCGAATTGCAGCGCGCCGCAGCGCCGCAGCCGTCTGAACGTTCGACGCGCCATCTCGAATTGGAATTGCCAGCAAGCGTAACTTATCGCGCGGGCGACCATCTGGGCGTGATTCCGCACAATAGTGACGCGCTGGTCGCACGTGTGGCCGCACGTTTCGGCTTTGCTGCCGACACGTTCATCCGCTTGCGGCGCAACACCAGCCGCAAAACGTTTCTGCCGGTTGACCAATCAATTTCGATTCAATGCCTGCTGGCCGATTACGTCGAATTGCAGGACGTGGCGACACGCACGCAGTTGCAAACGCTGCTCGCTTTCACTGAATGCCCGCCCGAACGCATTCAACTGCTCGGCCTGATCGAAGAGGAAGAGCGGTACAAAGAAGAGGTCTTGGCGAAGCGCAAGTCGCTGATTGATTTGCTGGAAGAGTTCCCGGCCTGCGCGTTGCCGTTTGAGGCGTATCTGGAAATGCTCTCGCCGTTGCGCCCGCGTTATTACTCAATCTCTTCGTCACCGCTCGTTGACGCCAATGCGTGCAGCATCACGGTCGCCGTTGTCGAAGGCCCGGCGCGTTCAGGCCGTGGCACGTTTGCGGGCGTCTGCACAAACTATCTGCGAGCGCAGACTGAAGGCGGCGTGCTGTATGCGTTCGTCAAAGATACCAAGTCGGCCTTTCGCCTGCCCGCTGACCCGGCAACGCCGATTGTGATGATCGGGCCAGGCACGGGCCTCGCGCCGTTTCGCGGCTTCCTGCAAGAGCGCGCGGCGTTAAAGGCCGCCGGGCAAACGGTCGGCCCCGCGCTGCTGTTTTTCGGTTGCCGCCATCCGCAGCAGGATTTTCTTTACGAGGACGAATTGCACGCGTTTGAAGCGCAAGGCGTCGTGCAACTCATCACGGCCTTTTCGCGCGAAGCGGGCAAGCCGAAATGTTATGTGCAGGATCAACTTTACGCGCGGCGTGCAGAGGTTTGGGCGCTGCTCGAAGCGGGCGCAGTAGTTTATGTTTGCGGCGACGCCAGCCGCATGGCGCCGGATGTGCGGCGCACCTTCGCCGCGATTTATGCTGAAAAGACGGGGAAGACTGACGCAGAGCAGTGGTTGGATACGCTGAGCGCCGGGAACCGCTATCTGGTGGATGTGTGGGCGGCGAATTGA
- a CDS encoding DUF3303 family protein, with translation MLYMVVEKFKPGAAAAIYQRACERGRMLPAGLEYVASWVDLEYATCFQLMRTDEPALFAEWTQAWQDLVEFEIVAVRDSAEAAAVIEAQA, from the coding sequence ATGCTTTACATGGTCGTCGAGAAATTCAAGCCGGGCGCGGCGGCGGCGATTTATCAACGCGCATGCGAACGTGGCCGGATGCTGCCCGCCGGGTTAGAGTACGTCGCAAGTTGGGTTGATCTGGAATACGCGACTTGCTTTCAACTGATGCGCACAGACGAACCGGCGTTATTTGCCGAATGGACACAGGCTTGGCAGGACTTGGTGGAATTTGAGATTGTGGCGGTGCGCGATTCAGCCGAAGCTGCGGCGGTGATTGAGGCGCAAGCGTGA
- a CDS encoding tyrosine protein phosphatase: MRNAIYWVKENWPGRIAIVARPRGGDWLEDEIAAWADAGLDVIVSLLEEDEAAELGLSHEGELCRAAGLVFISFPVVDRSIPASQKAALALAEKLGKLLKQGKNIGIHCRQSVGRASLLAASILIGLGVEPHDALQRIGNARGCEVPETPQQLEWLLALTLQAAA; encoded by the coding sequence ATGAGAAACGCGATTTATTGGGTCAAAGAAAACTGGCCTGGGCGCATCGCCATCGTTGCGCGTCCACGCGGCGGCGATTGGCTCGAAGACGAAATCGCGGCGTGGGCTGATGCTGGATTGGATGTGATTGTCTCGTTACTTGAAGAAGACGAGGCGGCAGAGCTGGGCTTGAGCCATGAAGGCGAACTTTGCCGTGCGGCAGGCCTAGTCTTTATCTCTTTTCCTGTCGTTGACCGCAGCATCCCAGCTTCGCAAAAAGCTGCGCTGGCACTTGCCGAAAAGCTTGGCAAGCTATTGAAGCAGGGCAAGAACATTGGCATTCATTGCCGTCAGAGCGTCGGACGCGCTTCGTTGCTGGCTGCCAGCATCTTGATTGGCTTGGGCGTAGAACCGCACGACGCTTTGCAGCGGATTGGCAATGCGCGCGGTTGTGAAGTGCCAGAGACGCCTCAACAATTGGAATGGTTGTTGGCTCTTACGCTGCAAGCCGCCGCATAA
- a CDS encoding wax ester/triacylglycerol synthase family O-acyltransferase has translation MTTPNLNNRLTSMDASFLYFEKKEATMHIGSVSVFDGEIPFDDFVAMMDAKMHLVPRYQQIVVNDPFNLGHPTWEHDPNFNLRNHIFKVQVDAPGTEAQLIELAGRLFTPLMDRRKPLWDIYWVYGLEGGKTAMVARVHHCMVDGMSGVDLLKIILDFSPNPAPPPPKPAAPPRAPQPDPTRRLFDSLLGGMQEGMNRWMEFQNGLLNLTQALTSEATRDSMRKVSSEWPRLAAPVSPLPFNGPGSGERKLVWNTFSFAEARAIRGALGGTVNDVVLTALSGAVARYAASHGQQVAGRNVRVMVPVSLRQADQRGALGNLVSILPVEIPLDLHDARARFQYINQKTGAMKAGRMAEGLNLFSALMGVLPPPLQALMGALAPPNVPLPPFNIISTNVPGPQVPMYAMGKKMIAYYPYVPVGWALGCGCAIMSYDQSLFFGLTADTQAMPDVEQLREFLYESFYELRRVAGVEPINPQVMKAAASAGKGRGKK, from the coding sequence ATGACCACTCCGAATCTAAACAACCGCCTCACCTCAATGGACGCCAGCTTCCTTTACTTTGAAAAGAAGGAAGCGACGATGCACATTGGCAGCGTTAGTGTTTTCGACGGCGAGATTCCCTTTGACGATTTTGTAGCAATGATGGATGCGAAGATGCATCTGGTGCCGCGCTATCAGCAGATCGTCGTCAATGATCCGTTCAACCTGGGCCATCCGACGTGGGAGCACGATCCAAATTTCAACCTGCGCAATCACATCTTCAAAGTCCAGGTAGATGCGCCGGGCACCGAGGCGCAGTTGATCGAGTTGGCCGGGCGGCTCTTCACGCCGCTGATGGATCGGCGCAAACCGCTGTGGGACATCTATTGGGTGTATGGTTTGGAAGGCGGCAAAACCGCGATGGTCGCGCGCGTGCATCATTGCATGGTGGACGGCATGTCCGGCGTAGACCTGCTCAAAATCATCCTCGACTTTTCGCCGAACCCCGCGCCGCCGCCGCCGAAACCGGCTGCGCCACCGCGCGCGCCGCAACCTGACCCGACGCGGCGGCTATTCGATTCGCTGTTGGGCGGGATGCAGGAAGGCATGAATCGTTGGATGGAGTTTCAGAACGGCTTGCTCAATCTGACCCAGGCGCTGACCAGCGAAGCGACGCGCGATTCGATGCGCAAGGTCAGCAGCGAATGGCCGCGTTTGGCCGCGCCGGTGTCGCCATTGCCGTTCAACGGGCCAGGTTCGGGCGAACGCAAGCTGGTCTGGAATACGTTCTCGTTTGCCGAAGCGCGCGCCATTCGTGGGGCGTTGGGCGGTACGGTCAATGATGTTGTGCTGACCGCGTTGTCCGGCGCAGTCGCGCGCTACGCCGCAAGCCACGGGCAGCAAGTCGCCGGACGTAACGTGCGCGTGATGGTGCCAGTCAGTTTGCGGCAGGCCGATCAACGCGGCGCGCTGGGCAACCTGGTCTCGATTTTGCCAGTAGAAATCCCGCTGGATTTGCACGATGCGCGCGCCCGGTTCCAATACATTAATCAGAAAACCGGCGCGATGAAAGCAGGTCGGATGGCGGAAGGGCTGAATCTGTTTTCGGCCTTAATGGGCGTCTTGCCGCCGCCGTTGCAGGCGTTGATGGGCGCGCTCGCGCCGCCCAATGTGCCGCTGCCGCCCTTCAACATCATCTCGACCAACGTGCCGGGGCCGCAGGTGCCGATGTACGCGATGGGCAAAAAGATGATCGCCTATTACCCTTACGTGCCGGTGGGTTGGGCGCTGGGGTGCGGCTGCGCAATTATGAGTTATGACCAGTCGCTGTTCTTTGGGCTGACAGCGGATACGCAAGCCATGCCCGATGTCGAACAGTTGCGCGAATTCCTGTACGAATCGTTCTATGAATTGCGGCGCGTGGCGGGTGTCGAGCCGATCAACCCGCAAGTGATGAAGGCCGCCGCCAGTGCGGGCAAGGGGCGGGGAAAGAAGTAA
- a CDS encoding ABC transporter ATP-binding protein: MIRLENIEKFYPQGVQKYFVLRRVSLEIKEGEFVSIMGPSGAGKSTLLHILGMHDNAWQGEFWFGEQPIHKLSPKQRAEIRNKLIGFVFQSYHLLDHLTVYENLEIPLSYRDVKKSERESIVGDVLDKFQIVGKKDLYPTQLSGGQQQLVGVARAVIASPKVILADEPTGNLHTSQGKEIMELFKRLNNEGTTIVQVTHSEVNATYGNRVINLQDGWMVNQ; the protein is encoded by the coding sequence ATGATCCGTCTGGAAAATATCGAAAAGTTTTATCCGCAGGGAGTGCAGAAGTATTTCGTCCTGCGCCGCGTCTCGCTCGAAATCAAAGAGGGCGAGTTCGTTTCGATCATGGGGCCGAGCGGCGCGGGCAAGTCTACGTTGCTGCACATTCTGGGTATGCACGACAATGCCTGGCAGGGCGAATTCTGGTTTGGCGAGCAGCCGATTCATAAGCTCAGTCCGAAACAGCGCGCCGAGATTCGCAACAAACTCATTGGCTTCGTCTTTCAAAGTTACCACCTGCTTGATCACCTGACTGTTTACGAAAACCTGGAAATTCCGCTGTCTTACCGCGATGTCAAAAAGAGCGAACGCGAGAGCATCGTGGGCGACGTGCTCGACAAATTCCAGATCGTCGGCAAAAAGGATTTGTATCCGACCCAGCTTTCGGGCGGCCAACAGCAATTGGTCGGTGTCGCGCGCGCCGTCATCGCCAGCCCCAAAGTTATCCTGGCCGACGAACCGACCGGCAATCTGCACACGAGCCAGGGCAAAGAAATTATGGAGTTGTTCAAACGCCTCAACAACGAAGGCACGACCATCGTGCAGGTGACACACTCGGAAGTGAATGCGACCTATGGCAATCGCGTGATCAATTTGCAGGACGGCTGGATGGTGAACCAATAG
- a CDS encoding sigma-54-dependent Fis family transcriptional regulator, whose product MKVSPRILIADDQIDVLEALRLLLKSEGFLIETATSPPQQILTALEAREFDVLLMDLNYTRDTTSGQEGLDLLTRIQTLDAALPVIVMTAWGSVDLAVEAMRRGARDFVQKPWENARLLSILWTQVELGKALRQGQKLEAENQLLRGEARADMIAEAPSMQPILQVIARVGPSDANVLITGENGTGKGVVARVLHNISARSNKPLVTVNIGGLSDGVFESELFGHIKGAFTDAKADRVGRFELADGGTLFLDEIANITMPQQAKLLRVIEAGEFERVGSSKTRKVNVRIISATNADLHAEVSAGRFRQDLLFRLNTVELRLPPLRDRREDLALLANHFLRIHSARYRKLVTNFDTAALKALESHPWPGNVRELDHAIERAVLMAQGTLVKAGDLGLYSAGQEGSSRLEEMSLDEVERFLIKKTLERFDGNVSKAAEALGLSRSALYRRLEKYGL is encoded by the coding sequence ATGAAAGTATCTCCTCGCATCTTAATCGCCGACGATCAGATTGACGTGCTGGAAGCCCTGCGCCTGTTGCTCAAAAGCGAGGGCTTTCTGATCGAAACCGCCACGTCGCCGCCGCAGCAGATTTTGACCGCGCTTGAAGCGCGTGAGTTCGATGTGTTGCTGATGGATTTGAATTACACGCGCGACACCACGTCGGGGCAGGAAGGCCTAGACTTGCTTACCCGCATACAAACGCTCGACGCCGCCTTGCCCGTGATTGTGATGACCGCGTGGGGCAGCGTGGATTTGGCGGTCGAAGCGATGCGGCGCGGCGCGCGCGATTTCGTCCAGAAACCTTGGGAGAACGCGCGGCTGCTTTCGATTCTCTGGACGCAGGTCGAACTCGGCAAGGCCTTGCGCCAGGGCCAAAAGCTCGAAGCCGAAAACCAGTTGCTGCGCGGCGAGGCGCGCGCCGATATGATCGCCGAAGCGCCGAGCATGCAACCCATTCTGCAAGTCATCGCGCGCGTCGGCCCATCGGATGCCAACGTGCTCATCACCGGCGAAAACGGCACCGGCAAAGGCGTCGTCGCGCGCGTGCTGCACAACATTTCGGCGCGTTCCAACAAACCGCTCGTGACCGTCAACATCGGCGGTCTGTCGGATGGCGTGTTTGAAAGCGAATTGTTCGGCCACATCAAGGGCGCGTTCACCGACGCCAAAGCCGACCGTGTGGGCCGCTTTGAATTGGCCGATGGCGGCACGCTCTTTCTGGATGAAATCGCCAACATCACGATGCCCCAGCAGGCCAAGCTGCTGCGCGTAATCGAGGCGGGCGAGTTCGAGCGTGTAGGTTCTTCCAAAACGCGCAAGGTCAACGTGCGTATCATCTCGGCCACCAACGCCGATTTGCACGCCGAAGTCAGTGCCGGGCGCTTCCGCCAGGATTTGCTCTTTCGCTTGAACACCGTCGAATTGCGCCTGCCGCCCTTGCGCGACCGGCGCGAAGACCTCGCGCTGCTCGCCAATCATTTCCTGCGCATCCATTCGGCGCGCTATCGCAAGCTGGTGACCAATTTCGACACTGCCGCATTAAAGGCCCTCGAATCGCATCCCTGGCCGGGCAACGTGCGCGAACTCGACCACGCCATCGAACGCGCCGTGCTGATGGCGCAGGGGACGCTGGTCAAAGCGGGCGACCTCGGTCTTTACAGCGCCGGACAGGAAGGCAGTTCACGGTTGGAAGAGATGAGCCTGGATGAAGTCGAACGCTTCCTCATCAAAAAGACGCTCGAACGTTTTGACGGCAATGTCAGCAAGGCTGCTGAAGCGTTAGGGCTGAGCCGCAGCGCGTTATATCGCCGCTTGGAAAAATACGGCTTGTAA